The following proteins are encoded in a genomic region of Glycine soja cultivar W05 chromosome 17, ASM419377v2, whole genome shotgun sequence:
- the LOC114393478 gene encoding probable LRR receptor-like serine/threonine-protein kinase At4g37250: MSLLFPTLIISLVILLVTVNQCCALSRDGVLLLSFKYAVLNDPLYVLANWNYSDETPCSWNGVSCSNENRVTSLLLPNSQFLGSVPSDLGSIEHLQILDLSNNSLNGSLPSSLSQASELRFLNLSNNLITGEVPESLSQLRNLEFLNLSDNALAGKLPESFSNMQNLTVASFKNNYLFGFLPSGLRTLQVLDLSSNLLNGSLPKDFGGDNMRYLNISYNRFSGEIPTEFAAEIPGNATVDLSFNNLTGEVPDSTVFTNQNSKSFNGNFNLCGEITKNPCPIPSSPSSEPKASAPISPPAIAAIPKSFDDSPLAPTGQKQRGLKQGTIIGIVVGDIIGVGILAMLCVYVYRLKKKKDAESTKKKNEAAITRSRSESSSSTTSESRGFTRWSCLRKRTEEEDSSETTSSSESEVEGATAATHDNNNNNNTGTLVTVDGERQLEVETLLKASAYILGATGSSIMYKAVLEDGTSLAVRRIGESGVERFKDFENQVRLIAKLVHPNLVRVRGFYWGHDEKLIIYDFVPNGCLANVRYRKVGSSPSHLPWEIRLKIAKGVARGLTYLHEKKHVHGNLKPSNILLGNDMEPKIGDFGLERIVTGDTSYKAGGSARIFGSKRSTASRDSFQDMTFGPSPSPSPSSISGVSPYHAPESLRNLKPHPKWDVYSFGVMFLELLTGKIVVLDDMGQGPGLLVEDKNRALRMVDMVIRADMEGREEALLAYFKLGYSCVSSIPQKRPPMKEALQVLEKISSSFSSSSSYHYSV, from the exons ATGAGTCTCCTCTTTCCAACTTTGATAATCTCATTGGTTATTCTTCTCGTCACTGTTAACCAATGTTGCGCTCTCAGTAGAGACGGTGTTCTGTTACTCTCCTTCAAGTACGCTGTGTTGAACGACCCACTCTACGTTCTTGCAAACTGGAACTACAGTGATGAGACTCCATGTTCCTGGAACGGAGTTTCTTGTTCCAACGAAAACCGCGTCACGTCGTTGTTGCTTCCCAATTCTCAGTTTCTAGGTTCGGTTCCTTCCGATCTGGGTTCTATTGAACACCTTCAAATTCTTGACCTTTCCAACAACTCCCTTAACGGGTCTCTTCCTTCGTCTCTCTCCCAAGCCTCCGAGCTTCGGTTCCTGAACCTGTCTAATAACCTTATCACAGGTGAGGTTCCGGAGTCCTTGTCTCAGCTTCGGAATCTTGAGTTTCTTAACCTCTCCGACAATGCCTTGGCGGGAAAATTGCCTGAAAGTTTTTCCAACATGCAAAACCTAACTGTTGCTTCGTTCAAGAACAATTACTTGTTCGGCTTTCTTCCCAGCGGGTTAAGAACGTTGCAGGTTTTGGATCTGTCTTCAAACCTCTTGAACGGTTCTCTTCCCAAGGATTTCGGCGGTGATAATATGCGTTACTTGAACATCTCCTACAACAGATTCTCCGGCGAAATCCCGACGGAGTTCGCGGCGGAGATTCCGGGGAACGCCACCGTTGATCTCTCCTTCAACAACTTAACCGGCGAGGTTCCAGACTCCACTGTGTTCACGAATCAGAATTCGAAGTCTTTCAACGGCAACTTTAATCTGTGTGGAGAAATAACAAAGAATCCTTGTCCTATTCCTTCTTCGCCGTCGTCGGAGCCAAAAGCTTCTGCTCCTATTTCTCCTCCTGCAATCGCCGCAATACCGAAGAGTTTCGATGATTCTCCTTTGGCGCCGACGGGGCAGAAACAGAGGGGTCTCAAACAAGGAACGATCATAGGAATCGTGGTCGGAGACATAATCGGCGTGGGAATCTTGGCCATGCTGTGTGTCTACGTGTACCgtttgaagaaaaagaaggatgcGGAgagcacaaagaagaagaacgaaGCGGCTATAACAAGAAGCAGAAGCGAGAGTTCCTCGTCAACAACCTCAGAATCCAGAGGCTTCACGAGGTGGTCGTGTTTGAGGAAGAGAACGGAAGAGGAAGATTCTTCCGAGACAACAAGCTCTTCCGAAAGTGAAGTGGAGGGAGCCACGGCGGCGAcacatgataataataataataacaacacgGGGACTCTAGTTACTGTGGACGGTGAACGACAACTGGAGGTCGAAACGCTGCTGAAGGCTTCCGCGTACATATTGGGTGCCACGGGGTCCAGCATAATGTACAAGGCAGTTCTGGAAGACGGCACGTCGTTAGCGGTTAGGAGAATCGGCGAGAGTGGCGTGGAGCGGTTCAAGGACTTCGAGAACCAAGTTCGGCTTATTGCTAAACTGGTGCACCCTAATCTGGTTCGCGTTCGTGGATTCTATTGGGGACACGACGAGAAGCTCATCATCTACGACTTCGTTCCAAACGGTTGCCTCGCCAATGTTCGTTACA GGAAAGTGGGGTCCTCGCCGAGTCATTTACCGTGGGAAATCCGGCTCAAGATAGCTAAAGGAGTGGCACGTGGGCTGACTTACCTCCACGAGAAGAAGCACGTGCATGGAAACTTGAAGCCCAGCAATATTCTATTGGGCAACGACATGGAGCCCAAGATTGGAGACTTCGGGCTTGAGAGGATAGTGACGGGTGACACAAGCTATAAAGCTGGCGGGTCCGCGCGTATTTTTGGGAGCAAGAGATCCACGGCATCACGAGATAGTTTCCAAGACATGACGTTTGGGCCTAGCCCGAGCCCGAGCCCAAGCTCAATAAGTGGTGTGTCTCCTTATCATGCTCCTGAGTCGCTCAGGAACTTGAAGCCTCACCCCAAGTGGGACGTGTACTCTTTTGGGGTAATGTTTCTTGAGTTGCTAACGGGAAAGATTGTGGTTTTGGATGATATGGGCCAGGGTCCCGGGCTTTTGGTGGAGGATAAGAACCGGGCCTTGCGCATGGTTGATATGGTTATACGGGCCGACATGGAGGGTAGGGAGGAGGCCTTGTTGGCCTACTTCAAGCTAGGGTATAGTTGTGTCTCTAGCATTCCCCAGAAAAGGCCTCCAATGAAAGAGGCACTACAAGTTCTTGAAAAGATCTCATcctccttctcttcttcttcctcttatcATTATAGCGTCTAA
- the LOC114394195 gene encoding cyclin-D3-2-like, with protein MALGDDAQHHSPSFLDALLCEERETFEEDFDENGYERETENNEPSVIKSQSLPLVLHDNDLFWEDEELVSLIAKEGETHLCFHGVVANGALEGPRVEAVNWISKVCGHYGFSALTTVLAVNYFDRFITSLKFQNDKPWMTQLTAVACLSLAVKTEETHVPLLLDLQVEESRFVFEAKTIQRMELLVLSTLKWRMHPVTPISFFEHIVRRLGLKSRLHWEFLWRCERVLLNVIADSRVMSYLPSTLAAATMIRVIKEIESFNATEYIDQLLGLLKISEEQVNQCYKIIQKLLGCYEGIYSLHQKRKRLSEPGSPGAVTDASFSCDSSNDSWTVSSSVSLSLEPLLKRRKSQDQQMRLPSVNCVSIDVLNSPR; from the exons ATGGCTCTCGGCGACGATGCGCAGCACCACTCTCCCTCGTTCCTCGATGCCCTTCTCTGCGAAGAGCGAGAAACCTTCGAGGAAGACTTTGATGAGAACGGTTATGAGCGTGAGACCGAAAACAACGAACCCTCTGTGATAAAGTCGCAATCTTTGCCCTTGGTTTTGCACGATAATGACCTGTTCTGGGAAGACGAAGAGCTCGTGTCGTTAATCGCGAAAGAGGGAGAGACCCATTTGTGTTTTCATGGTGTCGTTGCTAATGGGGCCTTGGAAGGGCCTCGTGTTGAGGCTGTGAACTGGATTTCGAAAGTTTGTGGGCACTATGGGTTCTCCGCTTTGACAACTGTTCTCGCTGTTAACTACTTTGATAGGTTCATCACAAGTTTGAAGTTTCAGAACGATAAGCCGTGGATGACACAGCTCACTGCTGTTGCTTGTTTGTCCCTTGCTGTGAAAACGGAAGAGACCCATGTGCCACTCCTCTTGGACCTTCAA gTGGAGGAGTCAAGGTTTGTGTTTGAGGCAAAGACTATTCAGAGAATGGAGCTGCTGGTGCTGTCAACTCTTAAGTGGAGGATGCATCCGGTGACCCCAATTTCCTTCTTTGAACACATTGTGAGAAGGCTTGGTTTGAAGAGTCGCTTGCATTGGGAGTTTCTATGGCGTTGTGAGCGTGTTCTTCTCAATGTCATTGCCG ATTCAAGGGTTATGAGTTATCTTCCTTCTACATTGGCTGCTGCGACAATGATCCGTGTTATTAAAGAGATTGAATCATTTAATGCGACCGAGTACATTGATCAGCTTCTGGGTTTACTAAAGATTAGTGAG GAACAAGTGAACCAGTGCTACAAAATCATACAGAAACTATTAGGTTGCTATGAAGGCATTTACAGCCTTCACCAGAAACGCAAGCGACTATCTGAACCGGGTAGCCCAGGTGCTGTCACTGATGCATCTTTCAGTTGTGATAGCTCAAATGATTCATGGACCGTGTCATCATCAGTCTCACTTTCACTGGAGCCGCTGTTGAAGAGGAGAAAATCTCAGGACCAGCAAATGCGACTGCCTTCTGTCAATTGTGTGTCAATTGATGTTCTTAATAGCCCTCGCTAA